The Verrucomicrobiota bacterium genome has a segment encoding these proteins:
- a CDS encoding PilT/PilU family type 4a pilus ATPase: MTEFSTAEEFAPLEEKPTFSARTLLDRFLQTLIEMEASDLHLAPRNRPLFRLHGTLREVDEFPQALKEEEMRLLVEELAGGPALSAVPASGSLDGALTAGENNEGRFRFNIYRRLPGYAIALRRLENEFRSLPQLGLPESLLDWCSLPDGLILVAGPTGSGKSTTLATLVDHINRTRPVHVITIEDPVEYLHVSDRALVDQRQIGTHAPDFQTALVSSLRQDPDVILVGEIRERDTIRTAITAAETGHLVFATVHAPDCAGAIQRIVSVFPSDEQPGVLRQLSMNLRGVLAQHLVPADGPACAEKQDFRSGSRTRVLLSEILQVTPAAANLIAKAQFVHLASTMETGARQGMQTLEQNLLSWVLSGYLLRATALSNTRNPKVLEQRLSREMKGSPGKRVSRPASRR; encoded by the coding sequence ATGACGGAGTTCAGCACAGCCGAGGAATTTGCCCCGCTCGAAGAAAAGCCTACCTTTTCGGCGCGCACTCTCCTCGACCGCTTTCTCCAGACCCTCATCGAGATGGAGGCCTCCGATCTCCACCTCGCCCCTCGCAATCGCCCCCTTTTCCGCCTCCACGGCACCCTGCGAGAGGTCGATGAGTTCCCCCAAGCGCTCAAAGAGGAAGAAATGCGCCTCCTCGTGGAGGAGTTGGCGGGAGGCCCGGCCCTCTCGGCCGTCCCCGCCTCCGGTTCCCTCGATGGAGCCCTGACGGCCGGGGAGAACAATGAGGGGCGCTTTCGTTTCAATATCTACCGTCGCTTGCCCGGCTATGCCATCGCCCTCCGGCGGCTCGAAAATGAATTCCGCTCTCTCCCCCAGCTAGGCCTCCCCGAATCGCTTCTGGATTGGTGCAGTCTCCCGGATGGTCTCATCTTGGTGGCCGGACCGACCGGCTCCGGCAAGAGCACCACCCTCGCGACGCTCGTGGATCACATCAATCGGACCCGCCCGGTTCACGTCATCACCATTGAAGACCCGGTCGAGTATCTTCATGTCTCGGATCGGGCTCTCGTGGACCAGCGGCAAATCGGCACCCACGCGCCCGACTTCCAAACGGCGCTGGTGTCTTCGTTGCGGCAAGACCCGGACGTCATTCTGGTGGGAGAAATTCGAGAGCGGGACACCATCCGAACGGCCATCACCGCGGCCGAGACCGGCCACCTGGTCTTTGCGACCGTCCACGCTCCCGATTGCGCGGGAGCCATCCAGCGGATCGTCTCCGTCTTCCCCTCGGACGAGCAGCCCGGCGTTCTCCGCCAGCTCAGCATGAACCTCCGCGGTGTCCTCGCGCAGCACCTGGTGCCGGCCGACGGCCCGGCCTGCGCAGAGAAACAGGATTTCCGATCCGGTTCCCGCACTCGGGTGCTTTTGAGTGAGATTCTGCAAGTGACCCCCGCCGCCGCCAACCTCATTGCCAAGGCCCAATTCGTCCACCTCGCCTCCACCATGGAGACCGGGGCTCGTCAGGGCATGCAGACCCTGGAACAGAACCTCCTCAGCTGGGTGCTTTCGGGCTATCTCTTGCGGGCCACCGCTCTCTCCAACACCCGCAACCCTAAAGTCTTGGAACAACGGCTGTCCCGAGAGATGAAAGGCAGCCCCGGAAAACGGGTTTCCCGTCCTGCCTCCCGTCGCTAG
- a CDS encoding prepilin-type N-terminal cleavage/methylation domain-containing protein: MTTSSSWLARDARKGGLTLIELLVVLSVIAVLSTAALRSVVGTVDQQNYDTNVEQLEEIEKAILGDGDTAGFLSDLGRLPEVRDGSPVEDQLEELLDPTIWDADELFGVSSPDGDPDVQLATGWRGPYIDLGINQDELDDAFANPYQLLQADRSPIDASDDDENDIAIIESFGADGADGGTIFSEDVEIVFEDTTTGQNFWRTILTVNVSPPEGETLIERDNPATTESIVVRIYGANPDFDPSDPTSQKLHTIEQVEEEISNTGDSSFSFLLDGDDDPTNDPDLNPGPGLPIGPKALRIYRVESVPADKQDAIADSELQSKSPITYFNLSQFNTSETLFID; this comes from the coding sequence ATGACCACCTCCTCCTCATGGCTTGCTCGGGACGCACGCAAGGGCGGCCTCACCCTAATCGAACTCCTCGTGGTCCTGAGCGTGATCGCGGTTCTCTCCACGGCCGCCCTCCGAAGTGTCGTCGGGACAGTTGACCAACAGAACTACGACACCAACGTCGAACAGCTCGAGGAAATTGAAAAAGCCATTTTGGGGGACGGCGACACGGCCGGCTTCCTATCTGATCTGGGACGGCTTCCTGAGGTCCGCGATGGATCTCCCGTCGAAGATCAACTCGAAGAGTTGCTCGACCCCACGATCTGGGATGCGGATGAGCTTTTTGGAGTGTCCAGCCCTGATGGAGACCCCGACGTCCAGCTGGCCACAGGCTGGCGCGGACCTTACATCGATTTGGGAATCAATCAGGATGAACTCGATGACGCTTTTGCGAATCCCTATCAGTTACTCCAAGCTGACCGCTCCCCCATCGACGCCTCAGACGATGATGAAAATGACATCGCAATCATCGAAAGCTTTGGGGCTGACGGTGCTGATGGAGGGACGATTTTTTCCGAGGACGTGGAGATCGTCTTCGAAGACACCACTACTGGTCAAAATTTCTGGAGGACCATCCTCACTGTGAATGTCTCGCCCCCAGAGGGCGAAACGCTGATTGAGAGAGACAACCCGGCTACGACCGAGAGCATTGTGGTCCGGATTTATGGAGCCAACCCAGATTTTGATCCCTCTGACCCCACTTCTCAAAAGCTGCACACCATCGAGCAAGTCGAAGAAGAGATCTCCAATACTGGTGACAGCAGTTTCTCTTTCCTCCTAGATGGCGATGATGATCCCACCAATGATCCGGACCTGAATCCTGGTCCCGGACTTCCCATCGGGCCGAAAGCCCTGCGCATCTATCGGGTCGAGAGCGTTCCCGCCGACAAACAAGATGCAATTGCAGACAGCGAGCTCCAAAGCAAATCTCCCATCACTTACTTCAACCTGAGTCAGTTCAACACGAGCGAAACGCTCTTCATTGACTAA
- a CDS encoding type II secretion system protein — protein MQKSCSAELQSLVKTATETALALGNHSQKRTKTSEIDSPSKPNQKMKTTNKTTYRRASKAGLTLIELLVVLVILTGLGSLLLPTINDALTRTHLATCSASFQDVHTMAQRALFDGGGIGNNLETGVFNTSGESVNGASFVGTLTQAEVTALNNIGLTTVINHGDPTAAGYDPTFEIGGVAETLDTATEVLRFTGADTLGLYLPGATADDAYVVLMIGRDWTGLGDVAAEPPVHFGDDPNATPNKVHSRFGLVFQVSSDADGSITDLGDDGVAGTGDDTLGAGGVETAQFITVAYTLDGEGLETRDEHTAVYWNEVVEGS, from the coding sequence TTGCAAAAAAGTTGCAGTGCTGAATTGCAGTCGCTCGTAAAAACCGCCACCGAGACGGCCCTCGCTCTTGGGAATCACTCTCAAAAGCGAACAAAAACCTCGGAAATCGATTCACCGTCGAAACCAAACCAAAAAATGAAAACAACGAACAAAACAACTTACCGTCGAGCCAGCAAAGCGGGTTTGACCCTCATTGAGCTCCTTGTGGTGCTCGTCATCCTGACCGGACTTGGCTCCCTGCTGCTTCCGACCATCAACGATGCGCTGACCCGCACTCACCTGGCCACCTGCTCGGCTAGCTTCCAAGATGTTCACACCATGGCCCAGCGCGCCCTCTTCGACGGCGGCGGGATTGGCAACAATCTTGAAACTGGCGTCTTTAACACTTCCGGCGAGTCCGTGAATGGGGCGAGCTTTGTTGGCACGCTCACTCAAGCCGAAGTCACTGCCCTGAACAACATTGGACTCACTACAGTTATCAACCATGGTGATCCTACCGCTGCGGGCTATGATCCTACTTTCGAAATCGGAGGTGTGGCAGAAACTCTTGATACTGCAACGGAGGTTCTTCGCTTCACTGGGGCTGACACGCTCGGCCTTTACTTGCCTGGTGCCACAGCAGATGACGCCTACGTTGTGTTGATGATCGGTCGTGATTGGACTGGTTTGGGCGACGTGGCCGCTGAACCACCGGTTCACTTCGGTGATGATCCCAATGCGACCCCAAACAAAGTGCACTCACGTTTTGGCCTGGTTTTCCAAGTCTCGAGTGATGCAGATGGATCGATCACAGACCTTGGTGATGACGGCGTAGCCGGGACGGGAGACGATACTCTCGGAGCAGGCGGAGTCGAAACCGCTCAGTTCATCACTGTCGCTTACACCCTGGATGGCGAAGGGCTCGAAACCCGTGACGAACACACCGCCGTCTATTGGAATGAAGTCGTAGAAGGCAGCTAA
- a CDS encoding prepilin-type N-terminal cleavage/methylation domain-containing protein: MVPETENAWSPSRPQTWQPAGGRPERQAGLTLIELLVVLVILVGLGGLTLALINNGATLTGADGVTRTDNQIVTEETLQTVRDVLIGTSSSDLGYYQHLGQFPESLGALLTNIDNEPIYNPATKRGWRGPYLATGGGRYGNFLDASDQFPDNSEISGIEDDPVILDSWGKPLLLGQESGSDFAWLISAGPDRELDTDLDTALDSDRDDDLVLFLLTTDPNLQ, from the coding sequence ATGGTGCCCGAAACAGAAAACGCTTGGTCGCCTTCTCGTCCGCAAACTTGGCAGCCCGCCGGCGGCCGTCCAGAGCGCCAGGCCGGGCTAACCTTGATTGAGCTGCTCGTGGTCCTCGTCATCCTAGTGGGTCTGGGAGGTCTCACGCTGGCCTTGATTAACAATGGGGCCACCTTGACCGGGGCAGACGGCGTCACTCGGACTGACAATCAAATCGTGACCGAAGAGACCCTCCAAACCGTGAGAGACGTCTTGATCGGCACCTCTTCTAGCGATCTTGGCTATTACCAGCACCTTGGCCAGTTTCCCGAAAGCTTGGGGGCTCTTCTGACCAATATCGATAACGAACCCATTTACAATCCCGCCACCAAACGAGGCTGGCGGGGTCCTTACTTGGCCACGGGGGGCGGCCGCTACGGAAACTTCCTCGACGCATCCGACCAGTTTCCCGACAACAGCGAGATCAGCGGCATCGAGGATGATCCAGTTATCTTGGACTCCTGGGGAAAACCCCTCCTGCTGGGACAAGAAAGTGGCAGTGATTTCGCCTGGTTGATTTCGGCAGGGCCGGACCGCGAACTCGACACCGATCTCGACACCGCCCTCGATAGTGATCGAGATGATGACCTGGTGCTCTTTCTTCTGACCACCGATCCCAACCTCCAATGA
- a CDS encoding type II secretion system F family protein — translation MSLFEYTAVNASGESVVGRLKAESAEDLRWSLLEKGLQPESVRETSAEEIGFSPVNWLSVRPVHIELTLRQIAVMLRSGMTLLAAIETVIDQPPSRPTRRVYEKIRRSLENGEPLAEALTQHKCFPPGVVALIGMGEESGNLDGVMDRAAIAMETKRRNTNATLTALFYPSFTFLFAIGICVYMIVAVIPPMKRALEALGRPMPAMTQSLLDIGEFFEKWGVMMILIMVILIVVYILIWLWPPGRLALDRTALRLPLVGTIIRTGDTALFSRSMGTLLGSGIPLVENLRIIGTIHRNRYLTAVVESARRRILEGSSLAESLTRPHAYTPMMLKMIGVGEASGNLEETLDHVADFHDDQLQSLIKRLSALLEPAVILLVGLLVGYVYIAFFIGLYGAA, via the coding sequence ATGAGCTTATTTGAATACACTGCGGTCAATGCCTCTGGCGAATCGGTAGTCGGGCGACTCAAGGCCGAATCCGCCGAGGACCTGAGGTGGTCTCTTTTGGAGAAGGGCCTCCAGCCGGAATCGGTTCGGGAAACCTCTGCCGAAGAGATCGGTTTTTCTCCGGTCAATTGGCTCAGCGTTCGCCCCGTTCACATTGAACTCACTCTTCGTCAGATTGCAGTCATGCTTCGCAGTGGCATGACTCTCTTGGCCGCCATCGAGACCGTCATCGACCAGCCCCCGTCGAGACCCACTCGGCGGGTCTATGAAAAGATCCGGCGTAGCCTGGAGAATGGAGAACCCTTGGCCGAAGCGCTCACTCAGCACAAGTGCTTCCCTCCTGGGGTCGTTGCTCTTATTGGCATGGGAGAAGAAAGCGGAAACTTGGACGGCGTGATGGATCGGGCTGCCATCGCTATGGAAACCAAGCGCCGCAACACCAACGCCACCCTGACGGCTCTCTTCTACCCCTCTTTCACTTTTCTCTTCGCCATCGGCATCTGCGTCTACATGATCGTGGCCGTCATTCCGCCCATGAAAAGGGCCTTAGAAGCGCTCGGCCGCCCCATGCCGGCGATGACCCAATCCCTTCTCGACATTGGCGAGTTTTTCGAAAAATGGGGAGTGATGATGATCCTGATCATGGTGATCTTGATCGTCGTCTACATCTTGATCTGGCTTTGGCCACCCGGCAGACTGGCCCTGGATCGCACTGCTCTTCGGCTCCCCTTAGTCGGGACCATCATCCGGACGGGCGACACGGCCCTTTTCTCTCGTTCCATGGGCACGCTCTTAGGGAGCGGGATTCCGTTGGTGGAGAACCTGCGCATCATCGGGACGATTCATCGGAATCGCTACCTCACGGCGGTCGTGGAGTCGGCTCGCCGGCGCATCCTTGAAGGCAGCTCCCTAGCGGAAAGCCTGACCCGCCCGCATGCCTACACCCCCATGATGCTCAAAATGATCGGCGTAGGGGAGGCTTCCGGTAATTTGGAAGAGACCCTCGATCACGTGGCTGATTTCCACGACGACCAACTTCAATCCCTCATCAAACGCTTAAGCGCTCTCCTCGAACCAGCCGTGATTCTTCTAGTCGGCTTGCTGGTCGGCTATGTCTATATCGCCTTTTTCATCGGCCTTTATGGGGCTGCCTAA
- a CDS encoding GspE/PulE family protein gives MSAPEPNTQTTAGSPPSSVSPSVVPDRPGPSEAIGGRGRDSEGPLNLETIKFDPRWALQVAPSLMIRRRFLPLLAFEGVLYVAVERSLDSGSRRVLERLAGCPAEPIVATGGSIRLLQTRLFGDLREAVSMDRPAVDPAAAARAENVEPSPEEAVRICEQLLKSGIVRQASDIHFNVTRNGDVQVKLRIDGVLMEDTTLPASLRLAVFNRIKVLGGLDIAEKRASQDGSFRFEPGGVLPQIEVRVATIPARHGERVTLRLLTRESNLVTLSGLGFEDRHRTLFEKAIRLSHGMVLLTGPTGSGKSTTLYASLKYLLANKPVNAMTVEDPIEYEIDGVTQTEVDAKRQKVSFATSLRSILRHDPDVVMLGEIRDQETSELSVRAALTGHLVFSTLHTNTAMGAVTRLLDLGVDRFLVASVLRLVAAQRLVRRLCDECSRQDTITESEAHALRNPSLAGRPCRRSAGCLSCAGTGFTGRTALFEVVPIGPEESELIGSVSVSDSVEAELNKRVRAAGHASLLENGIAKVEAGETTVDEVLNATLDFA, from the coding sequence ATGTCCGCCCCGGAACCCAACACCCAAACTACCGCTGGTTCTCCCCCCTCTTCGGTCTCCCCGTCGGTCGTTCCAGATCGGCCCGGCCCTTCGGAAGCCATCGGGGGAAGGGGCCGCGACTCGGAGGGTCCTCTCAATCTCGAGACCATCAAATTCGACCCACGCTGGGCCCTCCAAGTGGCACCCAGCCTCATGATCCGGCGGCGCTTCCTGCCCTTGCTGGCTTTCGAGGGCGTCCTCTATGTCGCGGTCGAGCGCTCCCTCGACTCGGGATCGCGACGCGTTCTCGAGCGTTTGGCGGGTTGTCCGGCCGAACCGATCGTGGCCACCGGGGGCTCCATCCGCCTCCTGCAAACCCGCCTCTTCGGGGATTTGCGGGAAGCCGTCAGCATGGATCGCCCGGCGGTCGACCCCGCGGCCGCCGCCCGAGCCGAAAACGTGGAACCTTCTCCCGAAGAAGCCGTTCGCATTTGCGAGCAGCTCCTCAAAAGCGGCATCGTGCGCCAGGCCTCTGACATCCATTTCAACGTCACCCGCAATGGAGACGTCCAAGTCAAACTGCGGATCGATGGCGTGCTCATGGAGGACACCACCCTGCCTGCCTCCCTGCGCCTGGCGGTTTTCAACCGGATCAAGGTGCTAGGTGGTCTCGACATCGCGGAAAAACGAGCCTCGCAGGATGGCTCCTTCCGCTTTGAGCCGGGCGGAGTCCTCCCCCAGATCGAAGTTCGGGTGGCCACCATTCCCGCCCGTCACGGAGAACGGGTCACCCTCCGACTCCTCACTCGGGAAAGCAATCTCGTCACCCTGAGTGGCTTGGGCTTTGAGGACCGTCACCGGACGCTCTTCGAAAAAGCCATTCGTCTCTCTCACGGGATGGTCTTGCTGACCGGGCCCACCGGAAGCGGCAAGAGCACCACCCTCTACGCCTCGCTGAAATACCTCCTGGCTAACAAACCGGTCAACGCCATGACGGTGGAAGACCCCATCGAATATGAAATCGATGGCGTGACCCAGACCGAGGTCGATGCCAAGCGGCAGAAGGTTTCGTTCGCCACCTCCCTGCGCAGCATCCTCCGGCACGATCCGGATGTCGTCATGTTGGGAGAGATTCGCGACCAGGAAACCTCCGAACTCTCCGTGCGAGCCGCCCTCACCGGTCACCTCGTGTTCAGCACCCTCCACACCAACACCGCCATGGGGGCGGTCACCCGTCTGCTGGACTTGGGGGTCGATCGCTTCCTGGTGGCCTCCGTCCTTCGTTTGGTGGCTGCCCAACGGCTCGTCCGCCGGCTCTGCGATGAGTGCAGCCGCCAGGACACCATCACCGAATCGGAGGCGCATGCCTTGCGCAATCCCAGCCTGGCGGGGCGCCCTTGCCGCCGGTCGGCCGGCTGTCTCAGCTGCGCCGGAACCGGCTTCACCGGACGCACCGCGCTCTTCGAAGTCGTCCCGATCGGCCCCGAAGAATCCGAACTCATCGGATCGGTTTCGGTCAGCGACTCCGTGGAAGCGGAACTCAACAAGCGAGTCCGGGCCGCTGGGCATGCCTCCCTCTTGGAAAACGGCATTGCCAAGGTCGAGGCAGGCGAGACGACGGTCGACGAAGTCCTCAACGCCACCCTCGACTTCGCCTGA